The Pseudodesulfovibrio senegalensis genome contains the following window.
CTCCGGCCAAGTCGACAAAGGAAAATGCTCCGTTCATCAGTTCAGTTGATCAGCAGGCGATCGCAAAAACACTTTCGGCGGTTGCTCTTGAAGAATATGAACAAGCTGACCAATTTGCGGATTCCATATCCCGGGAAAGCGTCAAGACCTTCTGGAAAGCACTGGAATTATTTATCCGCCAAGGTACAAAACCAGAATCCCTTGATGCATTCAAAGACAAGCTCAAGGCTCACGCCTTTTGGTCCGGACATATTCTTGCCCCCTACTCCGCTCATAACGACTGGATTCTCGGCGATTCCAACTCGGCGGCATGGATCAAGTTCCGCGACAAACTGCTGAAAATGCCTGCCGAGCAAGGAAAAACCGCCATAACCAAAGAACTGGGGTCCATGCTCATCTCCGAACAGACCGCCACTCTGCTCCAGGGGTTCAGGCTTGCTTTCTCTCTTGTGAACGATGACATGGAGGTAGCCCGGGACGCATGGAACCAGGTGGAACGCAGCAAACTGCCCATTTCACTCCAGGTCGCAGGACTGATAGCCTTTGGAGATTCCATCGACAAAGTCATGCCTGCCTCGGCATCCGCTTCTCAGACGCTCTATCCGGTGGTTTCAGAGTTGTGTAGCGCGGCAGGAAAAGCCCAACGCCCCGGAATCAATGCCCCCTTCTGGGAAACTATTCCGCAAAGCAGGTTGCGCCATGCCGCAAAGACCCAATGGCCTCTGGACAGGCTCATACTCCTGGCTTACTGGCAGAAAATATTGAATAAAAAGCCCAACACAACATTGGCCAAGCGGGCCGCCCATGTGTTCCGCAATTCTGCCTTCGGCATCAACAGCATGCTCTATCTTGTTGACATGGCTATTGATTCAAAGGACATGCAATTGGCTGCGTTTTATCTCAACCAGCTGAAAAAACGGCACTTAAACAAGGAATACCAAGCTCGATGGCTAGAGGCCAAAACCCGCTTGGAGCTTGGCGTGGGCAAACAGGATAAGGCGCTCGAAACATATGGCAAACTGATGGCGACAAACGAGCCGGTTCCCGCGTTCACCCGCCTGCGCATGGCCCTGCTCATGCAGCAACGCGGGGAATTGCCAAAGGCACGCGCTCAGCTTCTGGATTTGTGGTCCGACAAGGACGACTACCCTACAGCCATGCAGGCGGAAATCCTTTTCTGGCTCGGGGAAGGCGAGCAGGCCATGCGCAACACTGACGCTGCGCTGGACTATTATCTCAAACTTGCATGGAAGTACCCGCAGGAAAACATATGGGCCCTCACCGCCATGTACCGAGCCTCCATGATCTACGAACAACGTGGCAAATTCGAAACCGCCAAGAAATTCCTCAAAACCGTGATAAAGCGCGCGGATACAAAGGAACAACGCGAGGCGGCCAAAGCCAGACTCTCCACCATCGAATCAAAGTCCGGTGGAGGGAAATCAAAAAACAGCAGCGACGACCAAGGTATCCAGTACCCCTTCTGATCAGATAACTAAAAAAAAGGCCGGGCTTTTGAAGCCCGGCCTTTTTTGGTTCAAATAG
Protein-coding sequences here:
- a CDS encoding tetratricopeptide repeat protein — encoded protein: MKNNFWLLTVLSMTFCLVVLNASANAAQSSDNYEQWLENYNAYDRLEQEIVKHPEKDSPEATLKRANVYLKLNSPQKALNIIEMTPPFEDNATEAMRLWYGGQAHRAKGDLTKAVFWFTQASKYMNDKSLKRSLFRQEKDLELIWKDVWRQLYWSYCSNFTLSKSNQLKILNDILKTGEETWSDDFWEKADRVYQFEATGNATLLPTPAKSTKENAPFISSVDQQAIAKTLSAVALEEYEQADQFADSISRESVKTFWKALELFIRQGTKPESLDAFKDKLKAHAFWSGHILAPYSAHNDWILGDSNSAAWIKFRDKLLKMPAEQGKTAITKELGSMLISEQTATLLQGFRLAFSLVNDDMEVARDAWNQVERSKLPISLQVAGLIAFGDSIDKVMPASASASQTLYPVVSELCSAAGKAQRPGINAPFWETIPQSRLRHAAKTQWPLDRLILLAYWQKILNKKPNTTLAKRAAHVFRNSAFGINSMLYLVDMAIDSKDMQLAAFYLNQLKKRHLNKEYQARWLEAKTRLELGVGKQDKALETYGKLMATNEPVPAFTRLRMALLMQQRGELPKARAQLLDLWSDKDDYPTAMQAEILFWLGEGEQAMRNTDAALDYYLKLAWKYPQENIWALTAMYRASMIYEQRGKFETAKKFLKTVIKRADTKEQREAAKARLSTIESKSGGGKSKNSSDDQGIQYPF